One window of Amaranthus tricolor cultivar Red isolate AtriRed21 chromosome 13, ASM2621246v1, whole genome shotgun sequence genomic DNA carries:
- the LOC130798115 gene encoding uncharacterized protein LOC130798115 isoform X1, translating into MDPCPFVRLTVGNLALKVPVQSKPVRTVIHPTSSPCFCKIKLKNFPPQTAVIPYIPSETNFPDANSYAATFHLSKEDINKLAGKSIFAGKLLLKISIFTGRTGATCGVKNTGRLLGKVSVPLNLKGCESRAMVFHNGWICVGKEGKESSASQFYLNVRADPDPRFVFQFDGEPECSPQVFQIQGNIRQPVFTCNFSFRNSDRHHQRSRSLDQGSGRGWLSSFGSERERPGKERKGWSITVHDLSGSPVAAASMITPFVASPGSDRVSRSNPGSWLILRPGEGTWKPWGRLEAWRERGSNDGLGYKFELIPDMSANAGVVLAESTLNISKGGKFSIDLGLSPVNNGSGSHRGTRVSGSPGCSPRRKSGDFGTGLWPYSAYRGFVMSALVEGEGKCSKPTVEVGVQHVTCTEDAAAYVALAAAVDLSIDACRLFCQKLRKELCQSLDLGS; encoded by the exons ATGGACCCATGTCCATTTGTTCGACTGACCGTCGGCAACCTTGCATTAAAAGTTCCAGTTCAATCAAAACCTGTAAGAACAGTAATTCATCCTActtcttctccatgtttttgtaaaattaaactcAAGAATTTTCCTCCTCAAACCGCTGTTATCCCTTACATTCCGTCGGAAACTAATTTTCCCGACGCTAATTCTTATGCCGCTACTTTTCATCTAAGCAAAGAGGACATTAATAAACTCGCCGGAAAATCAATCTTCGCCGGGAAACTGCTTTTGAAGATATCGATATTTACTGGAAGAACTGGGGCTACTTGTGGTGTCAAAAATACGGGTAGATTGTTAGGGAAAGTTTCTGTACCGTTGAATCTTAAAGGGTGTGAATCAAGGGCTATGGTTTTTCATAATGGATGGATTTGTGTTGGAAAAGAGGGTAAAGAATCATCTGCTTCGCAGTTTTATTTGAATGTTAGAGCTGATCCTGATCCTAGATTCGTTTTTCAGTTTGACGGTGAACCTGAATGCAGTCCTCAAGTTTTTCAGATCCAAGGGAATATTCGTCAACCTGTTTTTACCTGTAATTTTAGCTTCCGTAATTCTGACCGCCATCATCAACGTTCTAG ATCATTAGATCAAGGGAGTGGAAGAGGATGGTTGAGTTCATTTGGAAGTGAAAGAGAAAGACcgggaaaagaaagaaaaggatgGTCAATTACCGTCCATGACTTATCTGGTTCCCCAGTGGCAGCTGCATCAATGATAACACCATTTGTTGCATCACCTGGTTCAGACCGTGTAAGCCGGTCTAACCCAGGTTCATGGTTAATCCTTAGACCAGGTGAAGGAACTTGGAAACCATGGGGTCGCCTTGAGGCGTGGCGTGAACGAGGATCCAATGATGGACTTGGATACAAATTCGAGTTGATTCCTGATATGAGTGCAAACGCTGGAGTGGTGTTGGCCGAGTCAACTCTTAACATCTCCAAAGGAGGGAAGTTTTCGATTGATTTGGGTTTATCTCCGGTTAATAATGGGAGCGGCTCACACCGGGGGACTAGGGTGTCCGGTTCACCAGGATGTAGTCCAAGAAGAAAGAGTGGGGATTTTGGAACGGGTTTGTGGCCGTACAGTGCATACAGAGGGTTTGTTATGTCGGCGCTTGTCGAAGGTGAAGGGAAATGTAGTAAGCCTACAGTGGAGGTGGGTGTGCAGCATGTGACCTGTACGGAAGATGCTGCGGCGTATGTGGCCCTTGCCGCGGCTGTTGATCTTAGTATCGACGCTTGTAGGCTGTTTTGTCAAAAGCTTAGGAAGGAGCTTTGCCAGAGTCTTGATTTGGGTAGCTGA
- the LOC130798115 gene encoding uncharacterized protein LOC130798115 isoform X2 — translation MDGFVLEKRFDGEPECSPQVFQIQGNIRQPVFTCNFSFRNSDRHHQRSRSLDQGSGRGWLSSFGSERERPGKERKGWSITVHDLSGSPVAAASMITPFVASPGSDRVSRSNPGSWLILRPGEGTWKPWGRLEAWRERGSNDGLGYKFELIPDMSANAGVVLAESTLNISKGGKFSIDLGLSPVNNGSGSHRGTRVSGSPGCSPRRKSGDFGTGLWPYSAYRGFVMSALVEGEGKCSKPTVEVGVQHVTCTEDAAAYVALAAAVDLSIDACRLFCQKLRKELCQSLDLGS, via the exons ATGGATGGATTTGTGTTGGAAAAGAGG TTTGACGGTGAACCTGAATGCAGTCCTCAAGTTTTTCAGATCCAAGGGAATATTCGTCAACCTGTTTTTACCTGTAATTTTAGCTTCCGTAATTCTGACCGCCATCATCAACGTTCTAG ATCATTAGATCAAGGGAGTGGAAGAGGATGGTTGAGTTCATTTGGAAGTGAAAGAGAAAGACcgggaaaagaaagaaaaggatgGTCAATTACCGTCCATGACTTATCTGGTTCCCCAGTGGCAGCTGCATCAATGATAACACCATTTGTTGCATCACCTGGTTCAGACCGTGTAAGCCGGTCTAACCCAGGTTCATGGTTAATCCTTAGACCAGGTGAAGGAACTTGGAAACCATGGGGTCGCCTTGAGGCGTGGCGTGAACGAGGATCCAATGATGGACTTGGATACAAATTCGAGTTGATTCCTGATATGAGTGCAAACGCTGGAGTGGTGTTGGCCGAGTCAACTCTTAACATCTCCAAAGGAGGGAAGTTTTCGATTGATTTGGGTTTATCTCCGGTTAATAATGGGAGCGGCTCACACCGGGGGACTAGGGTGTCCGGTTCACCAGGATGTAGTCCAAGAAGAAAGAGTGGGGATTTTGGAACGGGTTTGTGGCCGTACAGTGCATACAGAGGGTTTGTTATGTCGGCGCTTGTCGAAGGTGAAGGGAAATGTAGTAAGCCTACAGTGGAGGTGGGTGTGCAGCATGTGACCTGTACGGAAGATGCTGCGGCGTATGTGGCCCTTGCCGCGGCTGTTGATCTTAGTATCGACGCTTGTAGGCTGTTTTGTCAAAAGCTTAGGAAGGAGCTTTGCCAGAGTCTTGATTTGGGTAGCTGA